Proteins encoded within one genomic window of Cryptosporangium aurantiacum:
- a CDS encoding FAD:protein FMN transferase: MGTVFSLDIRGGGVTPEAVQAAIRWLHWADATFSTYQPGSVVSRLSRGELTPAECPAEVREVLGLVREASEASDGYFTEAPHGFLDPTGIVKGWAIERTSDLLAAAGSTSHVVNGGGDVQVVGEAAAERPWRVGIAHPLRSRRLVAVVSVRDAAVATSGTAERGRHIVDPHRGTPADALASVTVVGPRLAWVDACATAAFAMGPDRGLAWIEELPDVEALAVLPNGRTRHTTGFTHWGELT; encoded by the coding sequence ATGGGGACCGTATTCTCGCTCGACATCCGCGGCGGCGGCGTGACACCCGAGGCGGTTCAGGCCGCGATCCGCTGGTTGCACTGGGCCGACGCGACGTTCTCCACGTACCAGCCGGGCAGCGTCGTCTCCCGGCTGAGCCGGGGCGAACTGACTCCCGCCGAGTGCCCGGCCGAGGTCCGCGAGGTGCTGGGCCTGGTCCGCGAGGCGTCCGAGGCCAGCGACGGTTACTTCACCGAGGCGCCGCACGGCTTCCTCGACCCGACCGGCATCGTGAAGGGCTGGGCGATCGAGCGGACCAGCGACCTGCTCGCCGCGGCCGGATCGACCAGCCACGTCGTGAACGGCGGCGGTGACGTCCAAGTGGTCGGCGAGGCGGCCGCAGAGCGCCCGTGGCGGGTCGGAATCGCCCACCCGCTCCGTTCCCGCAGGCTGGTCGCGGTCGTCAGCGTCCGGGACGCCGCGGTGGCCACGTCGGGCACCGCCGAGCGGGGGCGGCACATCGTCGACCCGCACCGGGGTACGCCCGCCGACGCCCTGGCGAGCGTGACGGTCGTGGGCCCGCGACTGGCTTGGGTCGACGCCTGCGCGACGGCGGCATTCGCGATGGGCCCCGACCGTGGCCTCGCGTGGATCGAGGAGCTCCCGGACGTCGAGGCCCTCGCTGTCCTGCCGAACGGCCGCACCCGCCACACGACGGGCTTCACCCACTGGGGCGAGCTGACGTAG
- a CDS encoding FMN-binding protein: protein MRRFLYALLGTVAGLGGLIGLKANLAPSEAVAEAAAPPPAAAEKPVAADPSAKADAPAGDAPAGDAPADGAPKTATGKVATNPYESLQVRVTVSGTSITKVEIAALNPKDKKSEQIAGNALPKLQQATLDANSADVDTVSGATFTTESYKESLQSALDQAGL from the coding sequence GTGCGTCGATTCCTGTACGCCCTGCTCGGAACCGTTGCCGGTCTCGGTGGGTTGATCGGCCTGAAGGCCAACCTGGCGCCCTCGGAGGCCGTCGCGGAGGCGGCGGCGCCTCCGCCTGCGGCGGCCGAGAAGCCGGTGGCGGCTGACCCGTCTGCCAAGGCCGACGCTCCGGCTGGGGACGCTCCGGCTGGGGACGCTCCTGCCGACGGCGCGCCGAAGACCGCGACCGGCAAGGTCGCGACCAACCCGTACGAGTCGCTCCAGGTCAGGGTCACGGTGTCCGGCACCTCGATCACCAAGGTCGAGATCGCCGCGCTGAACCCCAAGGACAAGAAGTCCGAGCAGATCGCGGGCAACGCGCTGCCCAAGCTGCAGCAGGCGACGCTCGACGCGAACAGCGCCGACGTCGACACTGTCTCGGGCGCGACGTTCACCACGGAGAGCTACAAGGAGTCCCTGCAAAGCGCGCTCGACCAGGCGGGGCTGTGA